In Pseudomonas fluorescens NCIMB 11764, a single window of DNA contains:
- the leuS gene encoding leucine--tRNA ligase — MHEQYQPREIEAAAQSFWDEQKSFEVSEQPGKETFYCLSMFPYPSGKLHMGHVRNYTIGDVISRYQRMQGKNVLQPMGWDAFGMPAENAAMKNNVAPAKWTYENIAYMKTQLRSLGLAVDWSREVTTCKPDYYRWEQWLFTRLFEKGVIYKKSGTVNWDPVDQTVLANEQVIDGRGWRSGALIEKREIPMYYFKITAYADELLESLDELTGWPEQVKTMQRNWIGKSRGMEVQFPYNVDSIGETGALKVFTTRPDTLMGATYVAVAAEHPLATLAAQNNPELQAFIAECKGGSVAEADVATQEKKGLPTSLFVEHPLTGEKLPVWVANYVLMHYGDGAVMAVPAHDERDFEFATKYNLPIKSVVRTSSGDTNPAPWQDAYGEHGTLINSGEFDGLDFPGAFDAIEVALLKKNLGASRTQFRLRDWGISRQRYWGCPIPIIHCTTCGDVPVPEDQLPVVLPEDVVPDGAGSPLARMPEFYECSCPKCGAPAKRETDTMDTFVESSWYYARYASPHYEGGLVEKSAADHWLPVDQYIGGIEHAILHLLYARFFHKLMRDEGLVSSNEPFKNLLTQGMVIAETYYRREANGAYTWFNPADVELERDSKAKVISAKLIADGLPVEIGGTEKMAKSKNNGVDPQSMIDQFGADTCRLFMMFASPPDMSAEWSDSGVEGSHRFLKRVWRLAQAHVTQGLPGNLDVASLNDEQKAVRRSIHLAIKQASHDVGQNHKFNTAIAQVMTLMNVLEKAPQGTEQDRALVYEGLEAVTLLLAPITPHISHELWNQLGHADPVIDAGWPVVDETALVQDSLTLVIQVNGKLRGQIEMPATATREEVEAAARVNENVLRFVDGLTIRKVIVVPGKLVNIVAS, encoded by the coding sequence ATGCACGAACAATATCAGCCCCGTGAAATCGAAGCCGCCGCCCAGTCATTCTGGGACGAGCAAAAGTCCTTTGAAGTCAGTGAACAGCCAGGCAAGGAGACGTTCTACTGCCTGTCGATGTTCCCTTACCCCAGCGGCAAGCTACACATGGGGCACGTGCGCAACTACACCATCGGCGACGTGATCTCCCGCTACCAGCGCATGCAAGGCAAGAACGTCCTGCAACCCATGGGTTGGGACGCCTTCGGCATGCCGGCGGAAAACGCCGCGATGAAGAACAACGTAGCGCCCGCCAAGTGGACCTACGAAAACATCGCCTACATGAAAACCCAGCTGCGCAGCCTGGGCCTGGCGGTGGACTGGTCCCGTGAAGTGACCACCTGCAAACCGGATTACTACCGCTGGGAACAATGGCTGTTCACCCGCCTGTTCGAAAAAGGCGTGATCTACAAGAAAAGCGGCACCGTGAACTGGGACCCGGTCGACCAGACCGTCCTGGCCAACGAACAGGTGATCGACGGTCGCGGCTGGCGTTCCGGCGCGCTGATCGAAAAGCGCGAAATCCCGATGTACTACTTCAAGATCACCGCCTACGCGGATGAGCTGCTGGAGAGCCTCGACGAACTGACCGGCTGGCCTGAACAGGTCAAGACCATGCAGCGCAACTGGATCGGCAAATCCCGCGGCATGGAAGTGCAGTTCCCGTACAACGTCGACTCCATCGGCGAAACCGGCGCACTGAAAGTCTTCACCACCCGTCCGGACACCCTGATGGGCGCGACCTACGTTGCCGTGGCCGCCGAACACCCCCTGGCCACCCTGGCCGCACAGAACAACCCTGAGCTGCAGGCGTTCATCGCTGAATGCAAGGGCGGCAGCGTCGCCGAAGCCGACGTCGCCACTCAAGAGAAAAAGGGCCTGCCGACCTCGCTGTTCGTCGAGCACCCGCTGACCGGCGAGAAACTCCCGGTATGGGTCGCCAACTATGTGCTGATGCACTACGGCGATGGCGCGGTGATGGCTGTTCCGGCTCACGATGAACGTGATTTCGAGTTCGCCACCAAGTACAACCTGCCGATCAAATCCGTGGTGCGCACCAGTTCCGGTGACACCAACCCGGCCCCTTGGCAGGATGCGTACGGCGAGCACGGCACGCTGATCAACTCCGGCGAATTCGACGGCCTCGACTTCCCAGGCGCGTTCGACGCCATTGAAGTCGCGCTGCTCAAGAAGAACCTCGGCGCCTCGCGCACCCAGTTCCGCCTGCGCGACTGGGGCATCAGCCGCCAGCGTTACTGGGGTTGCCCGATCCCGATCATCCACTGCACCACCTGCGGTGATGTGCCGGTCCCGGAAGATCAACTGCCGGTCGTGTTGCCCGAAGACGTGGTACCGGACGGCGCTGGTTCGCCATTGGCGCGCATGCCTGAGTTCTACGAGTGCAGTTGCCCGAAATGCGGTGCACCGGCCAAGCGTGAAACCGACACCATGGACACCTTCGTCGAGTCCTCGTGGTACTACGCCCGTTACGCCTCGCCACACTATGAAGGCGGTCTGGTGGAAAAATCGGCGGCCGATCACTGGTTGCCGGTGGATCAATACATCGGCGGTATCGAACACGCGATCCTTCACCTGCTGTACGCGCGCTTCTTCCACAAGCTGATGCGCGACGAAGGCCTGGTGAGCTCCAACGAGCCGTTCAAGAACCTGCTGACCCAGGGCATGGTGATCGCCGAGACTTACTATCGTCGCGAAGCCAACGGTGCCTACACCTGGTTCAATCCGGCGGACGTCGAACTCGAACGCGACAGCAAGGCCAAGGTCATCAGCGCCAAGCTGATCGCAGATGGCCTGCCGGTGGAAATCGGCGGCACCGAGAAGATGGCCAAGTCAAAGAACAACGGCGTCGACCCTCAGTCGATGATTGATCAGTTCGGTGCAGATACCTGCCGCCTGTTCATGATGTTCGCCTCGCCACCCGACATGAGCGCGGAATGGTCCGACTCCGGAGTAGAAGGTTCGCACCGTTTCCTCAAGCGCGTCTGGCGCCTGGCTCAAGCCCACGTCACTCAGGGCCTGCCGGGCAACCTGGACGTCGCCAGCCTGAACGACGAGCAGAAAGCCGTTCGCCGTTCGATCCACCTGGCCATCAAGCAGGCCAGCCACGACGTCGGCCAGAACCACAAATTCAACACGGCCATCGCCCAGGTGATGACGCTGATGAACGTACTGGAAAAGGCCCCGCAAGGCACTGAACAGGATCGCGCGCTGGTTTATGAAGGTCTGGAAGCCGTGACGTTGCTGCTGGCTCCGATCACCCCGCACATCAGCCACGAGCTGTGGAATCAACTGGGTCACGCAGACCCGGTGATCGACGCCGGTTGGCCGGTGGTGGACGAAACCGCACTGGTTCAGGACAGCCTGACGCTGGTCATCCAGGTCAACGGCAAGCTGCGCGGCCAGATCGAGATGCCGGCCACCGCGACTCGCGAAGAAGTCGAAGCCGCTGCCCGTGTCAACGAGAACGTGCTGCGCTTCGTCGATGGCCTGACTATTCGTAAAGTGATCGTAGTGCCCGGGAAACTGGTCAATATCGTCGCCAGCTAA
- the lptE gene encoding LPS assembly lipoprotein LptE: MIKRNLLVMGLAVLLSACGFQLRGTGTYELAFKELDLSARNSYGETVTMMRQLLESSGVNIHTGAPYKLVLADEQESQRILSYAGAGRTGEYQVTTVLNYDIRGEHNLALLSDKLEVQKVFIHDGNNLVGSDQEATDARKEIRRELVQRMMLRLQQLSPAQLDQLQQTAEAKAKAEAAALEAAQKAEAETPRQSPIEIPQQ, translated from the coding sequence ATGATCAAACGCAATTTGCTGGTGATGGGCCTTGCGGTCCTGTTGAGCGCCTGCGGTTTCCAGCTGCGCGGCACCGGTACCTATGAACTCGCCTTCAAGGAACTCGACCTGAGTGCACGCAACTCCTATGGAGAAACCGTGACCATGATGCGTCAGTTGCTGGAGAGCAGCGGCGTCAATATCCACACGGGCGCACCTTACAAACTGGTGCTGGCCGATGAGCAGGAAAGCCAGCGCATCCTCAGTTATGCGGGCGCCGGTCGTACTGGCGAGTACCAGGTCACTACAGTACTCAACTACGACATCCGTGGTGAGCACAATCTTGCGCTGCTGAGCGACAAGCTCGAAGTGCAGAAAGTCTTTATCCACGACGGCAACAACCTGGTGGGTTCCGATCAGGAGGCCACCGATGCTCGCAAGGAGATCCGACGCGAACTGGTACAACGCATGATGTTGCGCTTGCAGCAACTGTCGCCGGCCCAGCTGGATCAGTTGCAACAGACCGCCGAGGCCAAGGCCAAGGCTGAAGCTGCGGCACTGGAAGCCGCACAGAAGGCTGAAGCGGAAACGCCGCGTCAGTCGCCTATCGAAATCCCGCAGCAGTAA
- the holA gene encoding DNA polymerase III subunit delta: MKLAPAQLAKHLQGALAPVYVISGDDPLLCQEAADAIRAAARQQGFDERQVFAADASFDWGTLLQAGASMSLFAEKRLLELRLPSGKPGDKGAAAFIEYCSRPAEDTVLLISLPKLDGSAQKTKWGKALVEGQHTQFVQIWPVDANQLPSWIRQRLSQAGLSASQDAVELIAARVEGNLLAAAQEIEKLKLMAEGGQITVETVQAAVADSARFDVFGLTDAILNGEAAHALRMLEGLRGEGVEPPVILWALARELRLLANLSLQYSQGVPLDKAFSSARPPVWDKRKPLMSKALQRYSAQRWAQLLLEAQRIDAQIKGQAAGSPWMSLSRLSLLMAGQRLSLPAE; this comes from the coding sequence ATGAAACTCGCCCCCGCCCAACTCGCCAAACACTTGCAAGGTGCTCTCGCGCCGGTCTACGTCATCAGTGGCGACGACCCGTTGCTGTGCCAGGAAGCCGCTGACGCCATTCGTGCCGCCGCTCGCCAACAGGGTTTCGACGAACGCCAAGTGTTTGCCGCCGACGCCAGTTTCGACTGGGGCACGTTGCTGCAGGCCGGCGCAAGCATGTCGTTGTTCGCTGAAAAACGCCTGCTGGAGCTGCGTCTGCCGTCCGGCAAACCCGGTGACAAAGGGGCGGCCGCGTTTATCGAATACTGCTCGCGACCAGCTGAAGACACCGTGTTGCTGATCAGCCTGCCGAAACTCGATGGCAGTGCGCAGAAAACCAAGTGGGGCAAGGCGCTGGTCGAAGGCCAGCACACTCAGTTCGTGCAAATCTGGCCGGTGGATGCCAACCAGTTGCCGAGCTGGATCCGCCAGCGCTTGTCCCAGGCCGGGCTCTCCGCCAGCCAGGACGCCGTCGAGCTGATCGCCGCGCGCGTCGAAGGCAATCTGCTGGCCGCCGCCCAGGAAATCGAAAAGCTCAAGCTGATGGCCGAAGGCGGCCAGATCACCGTCGAGACCGTACAAGCGGCGGTAGCCGACAGTGCGCGCTTCGATGTCTTCGGCTTGACCGATGCGATTCTCAACGGTGAAGCAGCGCATGCCCTGCGTATGCTCGAAGGCTTGCGCGGTGAAGGCGTCGAGCCGCCGGTGATTCTCTGGGCCCTGGCCCGTGAACTGCGCCTGCTCGCCAACCTGTCGCTGCAATACAGTCAGGGCGTGCCGCTGGACAAAGCCTTCAGCTCTGCCCGACCGCCGGTCTGGGACAAACGCAAACCGCTGATGAGCAAAGCCCTGCAACGCTACTCGGCACAACGCTGGGCGCAGCTGTTGCTGGAAGCACAGCGGATTGACGCACAGATCAAAGGCCAGGCTGCGGGTTCGCCGTGGATGAGTCTGAGTCGGTTGTCGCTGTTGATGGCCGGGCAAAGATTGTCGTTGCCAGCGGAGTAA
- the arfA gene encoding alternative ribosome rescue factor ArfA translates to MSKKPSKNGPNKAKSIIAQPLFRSRQERAGKGKGSYRREAFQSDNWEASYFLAA, encoded by the coding sequence ATGAGCAAAAAGCCATCTAAAAATGGCCCCAACAAGGCCAAATCCATCATCGCCCAGCCACTGTTCCGCAGCCGTCAGGAACGAGCCGGCAAGGGCAAAGGCAGCTACCGCCGCGAAGCCTTCCAGTCTGACAACTGGGAGGCTTCTTACTTTCTGGCGGCCTGA
- a CDS encoding lytic murein transglycosylase translates to MPFCISRRWHLRQLIAASSLVLLVACAEKPTAADAQPLQTLPVATAPAVIPPVVPTGENLDILPTQTFAEWQAGFRKDALAAGIRADLFDRAFANVSLDTSVIRADRSQPEFSRPVWEYLDGALSPLRVRKGQALVNQYADILQSIEQRYGVDRQALVAVWGMESNFGQFQGSKSVINSLATLAYEGRRPGFAHAQLIAALQILQQGDIEPEQMLGSWAGAMGQTQFIPTTYNTHAVDFDGDGRRDIWGSSADALASTAHYLQSSGWQKGQPWGFEVQLPGSFNYVLADGTIRKTVAEWRQLGVTLPNGGQVPAGSEYLSAALLLPAGYRGPAFLVLDNFRAILKYNNSSSYALAVSLLSERFNGAGLINGTWPKDDLPLSRTERIELQNLLSAQKYDAGTADGIIGANTRKAIRSAQQSFGWPADGYPTHKLLEGLRNR, encoded by the coding sequence ATGCCCTTTTGTATTTCCCGTCGTTGGCACCTGCGCCAATTGATAGCTGCCTCCAGCCTCGTTCTGCTTGTCGCCTGCGCGGAAAAACCGACCGCCGCCGACGCCCAACCGCTTCAGACCCTTCCCGTCGCGACAGCCCCTGCGGTGATCCCGCCCGTGGTGCCGACCGGAGAAAATCTCGACATCCTGCCGACCCAGACCTTCGCCGAATGGCAGGCGGGTTTTCGCAAGGATGCCCTGGCCGCCGGCATCCGCGCCGACCTGTTTGATCGCGCCTTCGCCAATGTCAGCCTGGACACCAGCGTAATCCGTGCCGACCGCAGCCAGCCGGAGTTTTCCCGCCCGGTGTGGGAATACCTCGACGGCGCCCTGTCGCCGCTGCGTGTGCGCAAAGGCCAGGCACTGGTCAACCAATACGCCGACATCCTGCAAAGCATCGAACAACGCTACGGCGTCGATCGTCAGGCGCTGGTCGCGGTGTGGGGCATGGAAAGTAACTTCGGCCAGTTTCAGGGCAGCAAGTCGGTGATCAACTCCCTGGCGACCCTGGCCTACGAAGGCCGGCGCCCTGGTTTCGCCCATGCGCAATTGATCGCGGCCCTGCAGATCCTGCAACAGGGTGATATCGAGCCGGAGCAGATGCTCGGTTCCTGGGCCGGCGCCATGGGCCAGACCCAGTTCATCCCGACCACCTACAACACCCATGCCGTGGACTTCGATGGCGACGGTCGCCGCGACATCTGGGGCAGCTCCGCCGACGCCCTGGCCTCGACCGCCCACTACCTGCAAAGCTCTGGCTGGCAAAAAGGTCAGCCGTGGGGCTTTGAAGTTCAGCTACCGGGGAGCTTCAACTACGTGCTGGCTGATGGCACGATCCGCAAGACTGTCGCCGAATGGCGGCAACTGGGCGTGACGCTGCCTAACGGCGGACAGGTTCCAGCGGGCTCCGAATACCTGTCCGCGGCGCTGTTGCTGCCGGCGGGTTACCGCGGCCCGGCATTCCTGGTGCTCGACAACTTCCGTGCGATCCTCAAGTACAACAACTCTTCGTCCTATGCGCTGGCGGTCAGTTTGTTGTCCGAACGTTTCAACGGCGCGGGTCTGATCAACGGCACCTGGCCCAAGGATGATTTGCCGCTGAGCCGTACCGAGCGGATCGAGCTGCAAAACCTGCTGAGCGCCCAGAAATACGATGCAGGCACCGCCGACGGCATCATTGGTGCCAACACCCGCAAGGCGATTCGCAGTGCGCAGCAGTCGTTTGGCTGGCCGGCGGATGGGTATCCGACGCACAAGTTGCTCGAAGGCCTGCGTAACCGCTAA
- a CDS encoding S66 peptidase family protein: MTVRPTHTLFPHTPVPALPREGLIGVIAPAGPAALDTDKAVAWMRARGYALRIFPGVYEQDGYLAGSDDVRLNDLHAAFADCEVDAIICLRGGYGTPRLLDRIDFELLQNNAKPFIGYSDITALHLAISRYAGFVTFHGPLLNADLLGDKQKPTEASFFNMLRGQVKAGSVLAHPVAYPLTTIEPGIAHGRLLGGNLAMIAATMGTPYEIDAEGVILFIEDINEPLYRIDRLLTHLRLAGTLGKLRGVLVGDVAGVDTVALERLLKQTFEPLRIPVLSGWRSGHCDPNLTLPLGALVRLDAGSKELVLEQDVVVR; encoded by the coding sequence ATGACCGTTCGACCGACCCACACACTGTTTCCACATACGCCGGTGCCGGCGTTGCCCCGGGAAGGGCTGATCGGCGTAATCGCGCCTGCCGGCCCTGCAGCCCTGGACACCGACAAAGCCGTGGCCTGGATGCGGGCTCGCGGTTACGCGCTGCGAATTTTTCCCGGTGTCTACGAGCAGGACGGCTACCTGGCCGGCAGCGACGATGTGCGCCTCAATGACTTGCACGCGGCGTTCGCCGACTGTGAGGTCGATGCAATCATTTGTCTGCGCGGCGGTTACGGCACACCGCGTTTGCTCGACCGCATCGATTTCGAGTTGCTGCAAAACAACGCCAAGCCGTTCATCGGCTACAGCGATATCACGGCGCTGCACCTGGCGATCAGCCGTTATGCGGGGTTCGTGACCTTTCATGGTCCGTTGCTCAATGCCGATCTGTTGGGTGACAAGCAAAAGCCTACCGAGGCTTCGTTTTTCAACATGCTCAGAGGGCAGGTGAAGGCGGGCAGCGTGCTGGCGCACCCGGTAGCCTATCCGTTGACGACCATCGAGCCTGGTATCGCTCACGGGCGCTTGTTGGGAGGCAATCTGGCGATGATTGCCGCGACCATGGGCACGCCTTATGAAATCGATGCCGAGGGCGTCATTCTGTTTATCGAGGACATCAACGAGCCGTTGTATCGGATTGACCGGCTGCTGACTCATCTGCGTCTGGCCGGCACGCTGGGCAAGCTGCGCGGGGTTCTGGTAGGGGATGTGGCGGGGGTCGATACGGTCGCGCTGGAGCGTTTGCTCAAGCAGACCTTTGAGCCGTTGCGGATACCGGTGCTGTCGGGGTGGCGCAGCGGGCATTGCGATCCGAACCTGACGTTGCCGCTGGGGGCGTTGGTGAGGCTGGATGCGGGGAGCAAGGAATTGGTGCTGGAGCAGGATGTGGTAGTCAGGTAA
- the lipA gene encoding lipoyl synthase has product MTTDAVQTMIPTLDVTERPAPRAKVEAGVKLRGAEKVARIPVKIIPTTELPKKPDWIRVRIPVSPEVDRIKALLRKHKLHSVCEEASCPNLGECFSGGTATFMIMGDICTRRCPFCDVGHGRPKPLDVNEPESLAIAIADLKLKYVVITSVDRDDLRDGGAQHFADCIREIRKLSPNVQLETLVPDYRGRMDVALEITAAEPPDVFNHNLETVPRLYKAARPGSDYQWSLTLLQRFKQMMPHIPTKSGLMLGLGETDEEVIEVMKRMREHDIDMLTLGQYLQPSRSHLPVQRFVHPDTFAWFAEEGYKMGFKNVASGPLVRSSYHADEQAKLVKAELMSS; this is encoded by the coding sequence ATGACTACTGATGCAGTGCAAACCATGATCCCGACGCTGGATGTCACCGAGCGTCCGGCCCCGCGTGCCAAGGTAGAAGCCGGCGTCAAGCTGCGCGGCGCCGAGAAGGTTGCACGCATCCCGGTGAAGATCATCCCGACCACCGAACTGCCGAAGAAACCCGACTGGATCCGCGTGCGCATCCCGGTTTCCCCGGAAGTCGACCGCATCAAGGCCCTGCTGCGCAAACACAAGCTGCACAGCGTGTGCGAAGAAGCGTCCTGCCCGAACCTGGGCGAGTGCTTCTCCGGCGGCACCGCGACGTTCATGATCATGGGCGATATCTGCACCCGTCGCTGCCCGTTCTGCGACGTGGGCCACGGCCGTCCGAAACCACTGGACGTCAATGAGCCGGAAAGCCTGGCCATCGCCATTGCCGACCTGAAACTGAAATACGTGGTGATCACCTCGGTTGACCGCGACGACTTGCGTGACGGCGGTGCCCAGCACTTTGCCGACTGCATCCGCGAGATCCGCAAGCTGTCGCCGAATGTGCAGCTCGAAACCCTGGTTCCGGACTACCGTGGCCGCATGGACGTCGCGCTGGAAATCACCGCCGCCGAGCCACCGGATGTGTTCAACCACAACCTGGAAACCGTGCCGCGCCTGTACAAGGCTGCGCGTCCGGGTTCGGACTACCAGTGGTCGCTGACCCTGCTGCAACGCTTCAAGCAGATGATGCCGCACATTCCGACCAAGTCCGGCCTGATGCTGGGTCTGGGCGAGACAGACGAAGAAGTCATCGAAGTCATGAAGCGCATGCGTGAACACGACATCGACATGCTGACCTTGGGCCAGTACCTGCAACCGTCCCGCAGCCACTTGCCGGTGCAGCGTTTCGTGCACCCGGACACCTTCGCCTGGTTCGCCGAGGAAGGTTACAAAATGGGCTTCAAGAACGTCGCTTCCGGCCCGCTGGTACGTTCCTCGTACCACGCCGACGAGCAGGCGAAGCTGGTTAAAGCCGAGCTGATGTCGTCCTGA
- the lipB gene encoding lipoyl(octanoyl) transferase LipB: MSGTLGFRDLGQMAYEPVWHAMQRFTNERGSDAADEIWLVEHPPVFTQGQAGKAEHLLLPGDIPVVQVDRGGQVTYHGPGQLVAYLLLDVRKLGFGVRDLVTRMEHCLIELLASYGVTAAAKPDAPGVYVDGAKIASLGLRIRHGCSFHGLALNVDMDLEPFRRINPCGYAGLAMTQLSDHAGSIEFAEVSARLRAQLVKHLDYAEQTTLTGGID; the protein is encoded by the coding sequence ATGTCTGGCACGCTGGGCTTTCGCGACCTCGGCCAGATGGCATACGAGCCGGTCTGGCATGCCATGCAGCGCTTCACCAACGAGCGTGGTAGCGATGCCGCTGACGAGATCTGGCTGGTGGAACACCCACCGGTGTTCACCCAGGGCCAGGCCGGCAAGGCCGAGCACTTGTTGCTGCCAGGGGATATTCCGGTGGTGCAGGTCGATCGTGGTGGCCAGGTGACTTATCACGGCCCCGGTCAGTTGGTGGCCTACCTGTTGCTCGATGTACGCAAGCTCGGTTTCGGCGTGCGTGACCTGGTCACCCGCATGGAACACTGCCTGATCGAGCTGCTGGCCAGTTACGGCGTCACTGCCGCGGCGAAGCCGGATGCGCCGGGCGTCTACGTCGACGGCGCGAAAATCGCTTCCCTGGGTCTGCGGATCCGCCACGGTTGTTCCTTTCATGGCCTGGCCCTGAACGTGGACATGGACCTGGAACCGTTTCGACGGATTAATCCCTGCGGCTACGCCGGGCTGGCGATGACCCAGCTGAGCGATCACGCAGGATCGATTGAATTTGCCGAGGTAAGTGCCCGGCTGCGCGCGCAGCTCGTCAAACACCTCGACTATGCTGAGCAGACGACCCTAACGGGCGGAATCGACTGA
- a CDS encoding DUF493 domain-containing protein: protein MTDTEVNAPKIEFPCADYPIKVIGDTGVGFKDKIIAILEKHATVDHKTLAERQSTNGKYTTIQLHIIATGQEQLYDINSELRATGFVHMVL, encoded by the coding sequence ATGACAGACACCGAAGTAAATGCGCCAAAGATCGAATTCCCCTGCGCGGATTATCCGATCAAGGTGATCGGCGACACCGGCGTGGGTTTCAAGGACAAGATCATCGCGATCCTCGAGAAACACGCGACCGTTGACCACAAGACCCTGGCCGAGCGCCAGAGTACCAACGGCAAGTACACGACTATCCAGCTGCACATCATCGCCACCGGTCAAGAACAGCTGTACGACATCAACAGCGAGTTGCGGGCTACCGGTTTCGTGCACATGGTGCTGTGA
- a CDS encoding D-alanyl-D-alanine carboxypeptidase family protein — protein MNITTFAKRLCLLVPLLLSPAAFAVEMMPSPPQLAAKAYVLMDASSGNVLVENNGDQRLPPASLTKLMTAYIATLEIRRGQIGENDPVTVSENAWRTGGSRMFIKVGSQVTVSDLLHGIIIQSGNDASVALSEHIAGSEDAFADMMNKTVTDLGMTNSHFMNPTGLPNPEHYSSAHDMAVLARAIIHEDPAHYAIYSQKEFFWNGIKQPNRNLLLWRDKTVDGLKTGHTEEAGYCMVSSAVRDGMRLIAVVFGTNSEVARASETQKLLTYGFRFFETQTFYQKGAELAQAPVWKGSTNQVKAGLAEDLTMTLPKGQLKKLAASMTMNPQLVAPIAKGDVIGKVEVKLDDKVVHSADLIALDAVDEGGIFRRMWDSIRLFFYGLFN, from the coding sequence ATGAACATCACCACCTTTGCCAAACGCCTGTGCCTTCTAGTCCCGCTGCTCCTCTCGCCTGCCGCTTTTGCGGTCGAGATGATGCCGTCGCCGCCACAACTGGCCGCCAAAGCCTACGTGCTCATGGATGCCAGCAGCGGCAACGTGCTGGTCGAGAACAACGGTGACCAGCGTCTGCCGCCTGCCAGCCTGACCAAGCTGATGACCGCGTACATCGCGACCCTGGAAATCCGTCGTGGCCAGATCGGCGAAAACGATCCGGTGACCGTCAGCGAAAACGCCTGGCGCACCGGCGGTTCGCGGATGTTCATCAAGGTCGGTTCGCAAGTGACGGTCAGCGACCTGCTGCACGGCATCATCATTCAGTCGGGCAACGACGCCAGTGTTGCGCTCTCCGAGCACATCGCCGGCAGCGAAGACGCTTTCGCCGACATGATGAACAAAACCGTGACCGACCTGGGCATGACCAACAGCCACTTCATGAACCCGACCGGCCTGCCGAACCCGGAGCACTACTCGTCGGCCCACGACATGGCCGTGCTGGCTCGCGCGATCATCCACGAAGACCCGGCTCACTACGCGATCTACTCGCAGAAAGAGTTCTTCTGGAACGGCATCAAGCAACCTAACCGCAACCTGCTGCTGTGGCGTGACAAGACCGTTGACGGTCTGAAAACCGGCCACACCGAAGAAGCCGGCTACTGCATGGTGTCTTCGGCCGTTCGTGATGGCATGCGCCTGATCGCGGTGGTGTTCGGCACCAACAGCGAAGTGGCCCGCGCATCGGAAACCCAGAAGCTGCTGACCTATGGTTTCCGTTTCTTCGAAACCCAGACCTTCTATCAGAAAGGCGCCGAGCTGGCCCAGGCCCCTGTCTGGAAAGGCAGCACCAATCAAGTCAAGGCCGGCCTGGCTGAAGACCTGACCATGACCCTGCCAAAAGGCCAGCTGAAAAAGCTCGCCGCCAGCATGACCATGAACCCGCAACTGGTTGCGCCAATCGCCAAGGGCGACGTGATCGGCAAAGTCGAAGTGAAACTGGACGACAAGGTGGTGCACAGCGCTGATCTGATCGCCCTGGACGCGGTCGACGAGGGTGGTATCTTCCGTCGCATGTGGGATAGCATCCGTCTATTCTTCTACGGCTTGTTCAACTGA